The Aeoliella mucimassa genome includes the window ATCGAACTCAACGGCCGATTCCAGGTCCTTCAGCAATTCTCGCTTGGTGACGTTCAGCACGCGAATCTTGAGCGAGGTTCCAGTTTCCGACTGATGCACCAGGTAGTGAAGACCACGCCAGCTACCTTCGAGCTGTTGGAACTTCTCGTTGTGCATGATCTCGTTCAATTGGGCCGAGATCTTTTCGTCGATCTGAGCAATCCAATTGTTGATCGTAGCAGCAGTGTCTTTCGAAGTAATTTGATCGGGTTCAACCGCATGGCGGATGAACTCAGCCAGGTAGTCCTTTTGGGTGTCGCGTTCTGCTTCGTCAAGAGCACGCGAATTCTCGAGTAGTTGTTCGAGAAGGCTTAGCTCCTCAGCGACATCGCTGGTGGTAGTCTCGGTGGCAGTTGCCATTATTAGATCTCCCGTAGAGGAAATAGTGGTGGGATGGTCGGAGTAAAGGGGCTTCTACTTCGTCTCTTCTTCCGTGCCGAGTTCGCTGGCCAGCGACTTGGCAGCTTCGGGATCGCCCAGTACTTCTTCCAGAAGACCTGTGTACGAATCGTTGCCTTCCATGGTGCTCAGCACCTGGCGAAGCTTATGACGGGCTTCGAGCAACTTGTTCAACGAGGGGACTTGCTTCGCAACGTTCTGAGGTTCGTAATCGGTGATATTGCTGAACTTCAGAGCGACTGACAGGTTGGTATCGACTTCGCCAGTCAGACGGTCAGCGACGTTCATCGCCAGGCGAGGTTCTGCCTTTTCCATGACTTCGTTGAAGTTGTCTCGGTCGATCGGCACAAACTTGCGTTGCTTCAGGGGCTTGTTGTCGGCCGCGGCGTCACCGCTGAGATCGGCCATCACACCCACAACAAAAGGAAGCTCTTTCTTTTCGAGGGCTCCATTGGTTTCAACATCGTAAGTGATTTGTACGCGTGGCGGACGTACTCGATCGAGAGTATGTTGCTGGCTTTCGCTCATTGCTCTTTTCCTCGGGTAAGGTAAGTATGGCTAAACGTGTGATAAACGGGGCGTCATGCGACTGGTGTGTGTCCTTCGGAGTCGGCAATGCCGAATTCTCTGTTCAATTCGGTGAGGATCGATTCCTCGCGAATAACATGCTTCATTAATGCTGGGAAAGGCAGGCGTCCTAGTCGCACCGCGCGCTTTACCAGGTAGGGGATGGGACTATGGGGCTCCATGCCTCGCAAGCGATCGGCGGCCTGATCTAGCAGGTAGTAGAGCCCCTCACGATCAAGGTGTAAGAGATCGGTGCTAGCTGCCGGAGTTTGGGTGTCCGATGGGAGATCGGGTGTGTTGGTTGTGGAAGAAGCCGAATAGACACCAAGCAGTGCCATTTCCGCCGCCACAAGATTTCGAATGTCGGTCAAAGCGGCCCGCAGGTTGAGCAGAGCGGGAGCCTCGTCGCCCATGTGGAGTTGGAGGCTCTTCGAAAGACGGTTTAAGTGATCGTCGCATTCCTCCAGCACATTCACAATCTCCCGATAGTGCTCCGGTGGAACATTCGAACGGAAGTGCGAGAGTCGATCTTGGTCATTGGGGTCGGTTGACCGCGTAAGTTGCACAAGTTTGTTGTAGCTAACTCGCGGGGACAATCCGAACAGCGGATACGACCGTAGTGTATTGGGCAAGCAAACACCCCGATCTGGATCGTCCAGCAGGTTCTCGACAGGAGTCGCGCGAGTTTCGTGCGAATCGTCTTGAGCTATGGGGATCAGAGATTCCCAAGATGTGTCGACCACTTCATTGAGCTGGGCAAGGGCATCGCAAAAACCACATAATCCGTCGACTCGTAGCCCAGCTTCCACAAGGTGGCATGCGATGCGAAGGTCCTTCGTAGGGCCGGCGAGTGACTGATGGCAAAGCTCGTAAATTGCCTTCCAATCGGCCGTTTTTAGAACTTCCGGACGCGTGACATCGTCGAAGTCCAAAGGGTGTTCTTCGCGACGGAGCTCTCGAAACGTCGGAGCAAAGCGATGAGCGTAGTACGACTCGTCGACCGCGCATGTATCTGCGGCGGCAGGTTCGCAGACCAAGGTGTTCGAGTGGTCTTCTTGCATGGAGACGATTGCGAGAGTGGGGGGGATGGGGCAGATGTGGCAAAGGCACATCAGTCGATCGAGTCCGACAACAGTAGGTTACGGGTAAATGCGTGTATTTCGGGCTTGCAGATTTTTTTGTCTACTTTCACCAGATTCGATCAAATAGCCGTGCATGGCCTACCTTTCTTGTATTGGGCGTGAAGTGCGCAGTGGCCTCGGCCTGAGCACAAGTCTCACATTCGCTACAATCCGGTAACACTGAATCTCGCCATGACTGTGTCGTATCGTGAAACTGTCGATCAACTAGTTAGCTACGCACTCAAGGTGCATGAGGCAGCCAACTCGCTTGGGCAGCGCAACTTTGAGTACGAACAAGCGGTTCTTCTGAATCAACTGTTGGAGCTTCCTGAATCGACCTCCGATCAAGTGGGCGATCTCGGCCCACGCTATGCCCTTGCTTGTTGGCTGGATGAGATCTTTGTGCAGGATTCTCCGTGGTCGTCGCAGTGGAATGAGAATAAGCTCGAGTCTCGCCTGTATGGGGTGAACGATCGGGCATGGGAATTTTGGCGATTGGCCAAAGTGGCAGAGTCGCGAGGAGACGAGGAACTGTTGCGAACGCTCTATGTGTGCGTAGCACTCGGCTTCCGTGGACAACTGCGGAACGACCCAGAATCGCTTGAATCCTGGATGGAACGTACCAAGGTAAGAATCACGCGAGGAGGCCGTAGCTCTCGGAGCATGGACGTGTTCGATACGCCAATGAGTACTCCCCCCCTGCTTACCGGCGAAAGAGAATTTCGCCGGGCGTCCACCGCAGCCATGGTAGCCACCTTGGCATCCGCCCCCGTAATCACCTACGCCTTGGTACAGTATGTCTTGCGCTAGGTAGTATCGATATCCAGTGAGAGTAAGAAGATGATCCAGCTAGTTAAGAGCACCAGCAAGTGGATATGGCAGGTACTTGCTTTGCCATTCACGTCGATCTGGAAGCGATCAAGCTCCAATGCTATTACATGGGCGATGCATGGCGTGATGGTGCTCGCGGCACTGGTTGGGCTGTGGTGGGTGAACCAATGGTTCCGACTCGATATGGCAGTGCAAGCACCTTCGCTCGTGCTGCGCCAAATGTGGTTGCCACTGATGTTTGTAGTCGCCTACGCCATCGCATGGTTTAGTTGGTGGACTTGGTTAGCCTGGCGGCAACCTAGTCCACTATCCCCCTACCCCGAAATTCAACAAGCTTGGCAGGCGGGCCTCACTGGACTGGAAAGTGCGGGCATCAAGTTGAGTGACCGCCAAGTTGTGTTCATGGTCGGCAGCACTCCCAGTACCGACAACGATATTCTTGCTAGCCTTGAGGTTGATGCTGTCTACGGTCCCCGACCTTTAGCTGCTACCGCACCAGTCAGAATATTGGCTGATGAGAAAGCCGTGTATATCTCAGCACCAGGCGTTTCGGCCTTATCGGCTCAAGCCGAACGCTGGTGCGAACTGCGTCACGCAAAGCTACACGCGGTCGCTAAGCCGACGAACACGAATAGTAAGCAGAAACAGGGTACGCTTGAACAAGGTATGCCCATCACTTTGCGGGCACCTGCCTTGGTAACCGCCGGCGTCGCGACACCAGCGGAGAGCGGTGATGTCACACTGCAGTCGGTGAGTGCCAGTGAACACGCAGCGTCGCTGCCGCAGGATGAAACTTTGGAAGATCTCTCGATTCGATCGATGAGCAAAGCAGTCTCAGATCCCGAGGAAGAGAATTCGGTTTGCGATTCGGCGATTGCTGCCAGCGAATGCGAGTCGATGCGAACTAAATTTGCGTATCTCGTTTCGCTCATAGGTGAAGCTCGGTCTGGGCAAGTGCCTTTTGACGGAGTGGCAATTTTCTTGCCGGGTGAGTCTCTCGATTCGCCAAGCAGGGCAGACCTAACGCTTCGCTTGGCCTGTGGAGATCTCAACACGCTTTCTGAGTCGTCCGGCGCCACGGCGCCAATCGTGTGTGCCTTTACCGATGTGGACGATGTCGAAGGTTGCGGAGAACTGTTGAACCAACTGCCTAAGAATCGTCAACAGCTACTACTCGGATGCGATATTGCTATGGATGATGCAACATCGGGCGATAGCAAAGGGGTTGCCGAGCAGATGGGCCAAATCAGTTCACTACTTACTCCTGCTATTTGTTTGCGATTGTTCAAGTCGGCAAAGTCACAAGTCAACACGAATCGCCAGCTTTTTGCGTTTCAGCACGCCATCGCTAGGAAACGGGAAAATCTAAGCAAGATTGTCGCTAGTCTTGCAAGTCGAACGAAGCAGCCATGGCCAGTCGCCGGCGGCTATCTTGTCGCAACAGGCCATTTCCATCCCGAAGTAAGAGGGTTCGGTGGATGTGTGATGCAACGATTGCTCGACTTGCCGGGAAGGGCGCAGTGGACCTCGGACGCGGTGTCGCTGAATCGTAGCAATCTTTGCTGGGCGAAGTGTCTCTGGGGTGTGGCGATAGCGTTGGGCGTGGTATCCATAAGCCTTCTTGTCCTATAGGTCTCTATAGGCTCAGTTCGATACCGGCATGAGCTGTCTGTCCCTTCTCGACTTTTACCGACGAGGTTCCGGTGCGTTGGGATTGCAGCTTGGTACACCAAATAAGATAGGCACCCGGCTTCACTCCGCCGAATTCGAAGTTGCCTTGCTTCTGTGTTGTGGTTTTCGCTACGACTTTCTGGTCGGGAGATCGCAACTCCACCGTGAGTCCGGGTTGTAGTCGACCTCCTTCAGAGACTTGTCCAGCGATACTCCCAAGCTCAGCCTGCACGGCTGTCTTAAGCCTTAACTCACGAGAAACAATGCGAGCCAAGCCAACACCGTTGGTGACAACAGCCGAAACTGTCGTCGTTGGTTGGTTGGCGGGGAGTGGTAAAGTCGCACCCCAAGTGTTCATGGTGCCTGGAGTAACATGGGCTGGCACGAGTGTCACGCCCTTTGGTACCTCGTCGCCATCGGCTGAACCAGCGAACATGTGGACCGTGCTGACTCCACTTAGATTGTCGGAAGCCTTGATTTCGAACCGTGTCGCAGCCCCCGCGACAAGCTGTGGAGAGGTCGGTGTGATCAGCACCTGGTTGGCAGGAGAGTTGTCGAGTGTTACCTCGGTCTCGGTTTTGGCCAGTAGCTGATGGCGTTCGTCGGTGAGCGCCAGATTCAGTTTGTAAGTACCTACTAGTCCGTCGGTTGTCAGTGCTCCTTGAGCATCTTGCATCGTGGCTAGAATGCTCATCCGGCCCTTTTTATCGGGTGGTGAGAGGGTGACCTGAGGAACTCGTGCTTGGTTCAGCTGAATGCTGCGGACCGGCGTCGTTGATGGCGTATCAGCAGGAAGCAGTCTTGCTTCGATCGTCGCATTCCGTGGGGCGGAGTAAACGGTTGTGGCGAATTCAAGCGGAGCACCCGATTTCAAAAGCGATGGTGTGCTACACGTCAGTCGAGGTTCTTTTAGTAGCTCGAGCCGGGTGGTCTCCCCTTCATTCGGAAGTGGTGCTTGGAGCGAGTAGGTATGTTGCACGCCGTCGATGGTGATAGACCACAGAGGGGGTGAAGTGAGATTCGCCAACTCGTCGGTCGTAAACCGACAGGTGAGCGTGCTCATGGGGTGTTCGGCATCGAGTACCGCTGCCATCTGGCCACCCGTGGCATGAATGCTAGGTGTCGACAAGCCGTTGCTTGGAGAAAGCTCGACGAGACTCGATCGTGGGCCGCCAGGAAGCCAGCGAACAGGTAGGTGCAACGTAAAGTGCTCACCGGCTGACTCTATCCACCCCTCTGCGAGTTCCATGTAATTTTCGGGGGAA containing:
- the tssB gene encoding type VI secretion system contractile sheath small subunit, with the protein product MSESQQHTLDRVRPPRVQITYDVETNGALEKKELPFVVGVMADLSGDAAADNKPLKQRKFVPIDRDNFNEVMEKAEPRLAMNVADRLTGEVDTNLSVALKFSNITDYEPQNVAKQVPSLNKLLEARHKLRQVLSTMEGNDSYTGLLEEVLGDPEAAKSLASELGTEEETK
- a CDS encoding type VI secretion system protein TssA encodes the protein MQEDHSNTLVCEPAAADTCAVDESYYAHRFAPTFRELRREEHPLDFDDVTRPEVLKTADWKAIYELCHQSLAGPTKDLRIACHLVEAGLRVDGLCGFCDALAQLNEVVDTSWESLIPIAQDDSHETRATPVENLLDDPDRGVCLPNTLRSYPLFGLSPRVSYNKLVQLTRSTDPNDQDRLSHFRSNVPPEHYREIVNVLEECDDHLNRLSKSLQLHMGDEAPALLNLRAALTDIRNLVAAEMALLGVYSASSTTNTPDLPSDTQTPAASTDLLHLDREGLYYLLDQAADRLRGMEPHSPIPYLVKRAVRLGRLPFPALMKHVIREESILTELNREFGIADSEGHTPVA
- a CDS encoding DotU family type IV/VI secretion system protein, yielding MTVSYRETVDQLVSYALKVHEAANSLGQRNFEYEQAVLLNQLLELPESTSDQVGDLGPRYALACWLDEIFVQDSPWSSQWNENKLESRLYGVNDRAWEFWRLAKVAESRGDEELLRTLYVCVALGFRGQLRNDPESLESWMERTKVRITRGGRSSRSMDVFDTPMSTPPLLTGEREFRRASTAAMVATLASAPVITYALVQYVLR
- a CDS encoding type VI secretion protein IcmF/TssM N-terminal domain-containing protein, with the protein product MAVQAPSLVLRQMWLPLMFVVAYAIAWFSWWTWLAWRQPSPLSPYPEIQQAWQAGLTGLESAGIKLSDRQVVFMVGSTPSTDNDILASLEVDAVYGPRPLAATAPVRILADEKAVYISAPGVSALSAQAERWCELRHAKLHAVAKPTNTNSKQKQGTLEQGMPITLRAPALVTAGVATPAESGDVTLQSVSASEHAASLPQDETLEDLSIRSMSKAVSDPEEENSVCDSAIAASECESMRTKFAYLVSLIGEARSGQVPFDGVAIFLPGESLDSPSRADLTLRLACGDLNTLSESSGATAPIVCAFTDVDDVEGCGELLNQLPKNRQQLLLGCDIAMDDATSGDSKGVAEQMGQISSLLTPAICLRLFKSAKSQVNTNRQLFAFQHAIARKRENLSKIVASLASRTKQPWPVAGGYLVATGHFHPEVRGFGGCVMQRLLDLPGRAQWTSDAVSLNRSNLCWAKCLWGVAIALGVVSISLLVL